The Quercus robur chromosome 7, dhQueRobu3.1, whole genome shotgun sequence genome has a segment encoding these proteins:
- the LOC126691745 gene encoding WRKY transcription factor 44: MDTKEAERIVIAKPVASRPTCSTFRSFSELLAGAINASPSNVCSETAVAAIRPKTVRFKPMVNHVPAGLVSSQAEISGTAVCNSSDKVLKLDSKSTVVYKPLAKLASKRTVSLLANMGNFNTSLQQPQPSVDASVQHPNQGKHNFRPQLSTNLHQNNPSYVETNRTVGPSKIASQNLEEDAKALPPTANGDRPSYDGYNWRKYGQKQVKGSEYPRSYYKCTHPNCPVKKKVERSLDGQIAEIVYKGEHSHSKPQPPKRNSSGTQALAIVSDGAGQDTNTPLWANHKNEGNESSEGRVENQNEIGLSAPSTYPGKAIVPCDPVSTGAINAGGGTPDNSCGLSGECEEGSRAIEPEDDEPRSKRRKSENQSNEAGIPGEGVQEPRIVVQNSTDTEITTDGFRWRKYGQKVVKGNPYPRSYYRCTSLKCNVRKHVERASDDPRAFITTYEGKHNHEMPVKNTNPVASETDSLPPKSKDKR, translated from the exons ATGGATACCAAAGAAGCAGAGAGAATAGTCATAGCTAAACCAGTTGCTTCAAGGCCTACTTGTTCCACTTTCAGATCTTTCTCAGAACTTCTCGCAGGTGCCATTAATGCCTCACCCTCTAATGTATGTTCAGAAACTGCAGTTGCTGCCATTAGACCAAAGACAGTGAGGTTTAAGCCAATGGTGAATCATGTTCCAGCTGGGTTGGTTTCGTCCCAG GCTGAGATCTCTGGAACAGCTGTTTGTAATTCATCTGATaaggttttgaaacttgatagCAAATCAACTGTGGTATACAAACCTTTGGCAAAGCTTGCATCAAAGAGAACTGTGTCTCTTTTGGCAAATATG GGAAACTTCAACACTAGTCTTCAACAACCCCAACCATCAGTTGATGCCTCTGTCCAACATCCAAACCAAGGAAAACACAATTTCAGACCCCAACTTAGCACAAATCTTCATCAGAACAATCCATCATATGTTGAAACAAATCGGACAGTAGGGCCCTCAAAGATAGCATCACAGAACCTGGAGGAGGATGCAAAAGCTTTGCCACCCACGGCTAATGGTGATCGACCTTCTTATGATGGATATAATTGGAGGAAATATGGTCAAAAGCAAGTCAAAGGAAGTGAGTACCCAAGAAGTTATTATAAGTGCACACACCCAAATTGTCCTGTGAAGAAGAAGGTTGAGAGATCGTTGGACGGTCAGATTGCAGAGATTGTCTACAAGGGTGAGCACAGCCATTCAAAGCCTCAGCCTCCCAAGCGCAACTCATCAGGGACACAAGCACTTGCAATTGTATCAGATGGGGCTGGTCAAGATACCAACACTCCATTGTGGGCTAATCACAAAAATGAAGGGAATGAAAGTTCTGAAGGTAGAGTAGAAAATCAGAATGAAATAGGATTATCTGCACCTTCGACTTATCCAGGCAAAGCTATAGTGCCTTGTGATCCTGTTTCAACTGGAGCAATTAATGCTGGTGGTGGAACTCCTGATAATTCCTGCGGTCTTAGTGGAGAATGTGAAGAAGGGAGCAGAGCAATTGAGCCAGAGGATGATGAACCCAGAAGCAAAAGAAG GAAAAGTGAGAATCAATCCAATGAAGCTGGCATACCAGGGGAAGGTGTACAAGAACCCCGCATTGTGGTGCAAAACTCCACAGATACCGAAATTACGACTGATGGCTTTCGCTGGAGGAAATATGGACAGAAAGTTGTCAAGGGAAATCCATATCCCAG AAGTTATTATAGATGTACTAGTCTCAAGTGCAATGTGCGCAAACATGTGGAAAGAGCATCAGATGATCCAAGAGCTTTTATCACCACATATGAGGGAAAACATAACCATGAAATGCCAGTCAAGAACACAAATCCAGTGGCCTCCGAAACGGATTCACTGCCCCCTAAAAGTAAAGACAAGCGATGA